The following are from one region of the Rhodopirellula sp. P2 genome:
- a CDS encoding 7-carboxy-7-deazaguanine synthase QueE produces MSLTWFGSLLETRCRLKSVDQSVDVLPAEDSAETPGDPRALTSTLLISETFVSRQGEGQLTGTNSVFIRTSGCNLRCWFCDTPYASWNPEGTPQTTQSLLHLVADTEVNHVVLTGGEPLIAKGIVTLIDQLRLAGNHVTIETAGTIDPGVTCDLLSLSPKLRASTPDAKEHPRWAKLHSERRLPIATMKQLIRSAEATQVKFVVDSAEELAEIDEVVGQLGVDADLVWLMPQGVSVEQLDAARPWLEPLAESRGYRYCDRMQIRWYGNRRGT; encoded by the coding sequence GTGTCGCTCACGTGGTTTGGTTCACTTCTAGAAACGCGGTGTCGTTTGAAATCGGTCGATCAATCAGTCGATGTTTTACCCGCTGAGGACTCGGCGGAAACCCCCGGGGATCCTCGCGCGCTCACGTCAACGCTGTTGATTTCAGAAACCTTTGTCAGTCGGCAAGGCGAAGGCCAATTGACCGGCACCAACAGCGTTTTCATCCGGACCAGCGGATGCAATCTGCGGTGCTGGTTTTGCGACACGCCCTACGCGTCTTGGAACCCCGAGGGCACACCACAAACCACCCAGTCGTTGCTGCACTTGGTCGCCGACACGGAGGTGAACCATGTCGTCCTGACGGGCGGTGAACCACTGATTGCAAAAGGCATCGTGACTCTGATTGATCAACTGCGATTGGCCGGCAATCACGTCACGATCGAAACGGCCGGCACGATTGATCCAGGCGTGACATGCGATTTGTTGTCGCTGAGCCCCAAATTGCGGGCCAGCACCCCGGACGCGAAAGAACATCCTCGTTGGGCAAAGTTGCACAGCGAACGTCGGTTGCCGATCGCCACGATGAAGCAGCTGATTCGGTCGGCGGAAGCGACCCAGGTGAAGTTTGTCGTGGACTCCGCTGAAGAACTGGCGGAGATTGACGAAGTGGTCGGCCAACTCGGTGTGGACGCTGACCTGGTGTGGTTGATGCCACAGGGAGTCTCCGTCGAGCAGCTTGACGCCGCCCGGCCTTGGTTGGAACCGTTGGCTGAATCGCGTGGCTATCGGTACTGCGACCGGATGCAGATTCGTTGGTACGGGAACCGGCGCGGAACCTGA